A window from Candidatus Nitrospira neomarina encodes these proteins:
- a CDS encoding DUF6445 family protein, whose protein sequence is MSNHIRSDLLALNPHQTVSIQRVGIGHHQVVIVDDFYQYPDEILKVALSLPYTDRFDIVGNFPGVRARLNYEHRELVKSLSALWGCPLFTFFSPQPVVFQGIKTDNYALNVGQRQPHIDQDITAMVYLNPADSCRGGTGLYRHRPTGFERVPPIPDGTIRQLADQLELSDEFFNSPEGYENFQNSMIFNPLFACRDNRYINDGNEYWELLQLIEMRPNRLMMFDGRCFHSQYIQPGHYNEAFRVNQILYLSQKEKML, encoded by the coding sequence ATGTCCAATCACATTCGCTCGGATCTTCTCGCCCTCAATCCCCACCAAACAGTATCAATTCAGCGCGTTGGAATAGGCCACCATCAGGTCGTGATTGTAGATGATTTTTATCAATACCCTGATGAAATTCTGAAAGTCGCGTTGAGCCTCCCCTATACCGACCGCTTCGACATCGTGGGAAATTTTCCGGGAGTCCGAGCCCGCCTGAATTATGAGCACCGGGAACTTGTGAAATCTCTAAGCGCACTTTGGGGATGCCCTCTCTTCACATTTTTTTCTCCCCAACCAGTCGTTTTTCAAGGTATCAAAACCGACAACTACGCGCTCAACGTTGGGCAACGGCAACCTCACATCGATCAGGATATCACCGCCATGGTCTATTTGAACCCTGCAGATTCATGTAGGGGTGGAACCGGCTTATATCGCCACCGACCGACAGGATTCGAACGCGTACCGCCTATACCCGACGGGACAATTCGACAACTTGCGGACCAACTTGAACTCAGCGACGAATTTTTCAACAGCCCGGAAGGATATGAAAATTTTCAAAATAGCATGATTTTCAATCCACTCTTCGCTTGTCGAGACAATAGGTATATCAACGATGGAAATGAATATTGGGAATTACTGCAACTTATCGAGATGCGTCCAAACAGATTGATGATGTTTGATGGACGATGTTTTCATTCTCAGTATATCCAACCTGGCCACTACAACGAGGCCTTTCGGGTAAACCAAATTCTGTACCTCAGTCAAAAGGAAAAAATGCTCTGA
- a CDS encoding POT family MFS transporter → MKKHEFRTEPLPTPSMPSGVVHLVVNEGAERFSYYGMRSILVVFMTGMLLNTQGSLDPMGEAEAKSYFHLFASGVYFFPFLGAILADAFWGKYKTIILLSLVYCGGHVVLALDHTRFGLLVGLTLIAIGSGGIKPCVSANLGDQFGVVNGHLLTKAFAWFYFAINVGAFGSVMLTPWLLEHFGPGLAFGVPGILMFVATIIFWSGRAHYAHIPPDRSGVFQALSRPQTWRGIGKLAGIYVFVAFFWSLYDQTSSAWVLQAQHMDRVWMGVEWLPSQIQAVNPVLIMVFIPLFTYVVYPVLNRMVRLTSLRKMAMGFFLAVGAFLISAYIEQQIESGMEPAIAWQLLAFVVITAAEVMVSITCLEFSYTQAPLKLKSLLMGLFLLSVSLGNGFTAFVNYWIQNSDGTVALTGPDYYWFFAGIMFLVACLFLLVMKGYEEKAYLQGTRPG, encoded by the coding sequence ATGAAAAAACATGAATTTCGAACAGAACCATTGCCCACGCCTTCCATGCCATCGGGAGTCGTGCATTTGGTTGTCAATGAAGGCGCTGAGCGATTTAGTTACTATGGGATGCGTTCCATTCTGGTGGTGTTTATGACGGGGATGTTGCTGAATACACAGGGAAGCTTGGATCCCATGGGCGAGGCAGAAGCGAAAAGTTATTTCCATCTGTTTGCCTCGGGAGTGTACTTTTTCCCTTTTTTGGGGGCGATCTTGGCCGATGCCTTTTGGGGAAAATATAAAACCATCATTCTCCTTTCTCTGGTGTATTGTGGCGGCCATGTCGTTTTGGCCTTAGATCACACCCGATTTGGCCTGCTTGTTGGATTGACTTTAATCGCGATCGGCTCCGGGGGAATTAAACCCTGTGTGTCAGCTAATTTGGGGGATCAGTTTGGTGTGGTCAATGGACATCTTTTAACCAAGGCCTTTGCCTGGTTTTACTTTGCGATCAACGTGGGGGCATTCGGATCCGTGATGCTCACCCCCTGGCTGTTGGAGCATTTTGGCCCCGGCCTGGCATTTGGGGTGCCTGGCATCTTGATGTTTGTGGCGACCATCATTTTTTGGTCTGGCCGGGCCCACTATGCGCATATTCCTCCTGACCGTTCAGGCGTATTTCAAGCGCTTTCTCGTCCACAGACATGGCGAGGGATTGGGAAGTTGGCGGGTATTTATGTGTTTGTCGCATTTTTTTGGTCCCTCTATGACCAAACCTCTTCCGCGTGGGTTCTTCAAGCCCAACATATGGATCGGGTTTGGATGGGTGTTGAATGGCTGCCTTCGCAAATTCAAGCAGTGAATCCGGTCTTGATCATGGTGTTTATTCCTTTGTTTACCTATGTGGTCTATCCGGTGTTGAATAGAATGGTTCGCCTCACATCTTTGCGAAAAATGGCTATGGGCTTTTTTCTGGCGGTTGGAGCGTTTCTGATCTCAGCCTATATCGAGCAACAAATTGAATCGGGGATGGAACCGGCGATTGCCTGGCAGTTATTGGCCTTCGTGGTGATTACGGCGGCGGAGGTTATGGTGTCGATTACCTGTCTCGAATTTTCCTATACACAGGCTCCACTCAAACTCAAATCGCTTCTGATGGGCTTATTTCTGCTTTCCGTGTCCTTAGGAAACGGATTTACCGCCTTTGTAAATTATTGGATTCAGAATTCAGATGGGACTGTTGCGTTGACTGGCCCGGACTACTATTGGTTTTTTGCAGGCATCATGTTTCTTGTTGCCTGCCTGTTTCTTCTGGTGATGAAAGGGTACGAGGAAAAAGCGTACTTGCAAGGAACACGACCGGGATGA
- a CDS encoding TonB-dependent receptor plug domain-containing protein — MPTPLPPFLGIILLATLSVIRIWLPTPVQSEESSVTTLDTMIVTGSAQPTQPHQSTQSITTLNAEQIAPLQPNRVTTILQQVPGLHTDEMSGRSGISSVYLRGADPNFTLIMLDGVPMNDSTNQRGGSVDLSTIPIDRIERVEIVRGPLSAFYGSEAMAGAINFITKSASTAPSFRLLGEGGRYDYLKGLVQTGGSLGPLSANLTLSHTQNGEQIEKDSFLMDSAGWNFSIQTDPNFDIQLNGQYTDSTVRSFPEGSGGSKLALLRETERRKTQEFLTGLSASFHIPAGWQHQVFLSVTRRLQDVSNPGILATPTTYALPPADFDTLYTRFQTRMTTTWTISPQWKFSLGEQLTHERGSRNGTQDLSSFGGSSNQPDDFAIRRTLGGTFAELTTVWWQKLTLNSGVRADISQGFQPKISPRIGAKYQLFDSIQIRGGYGRAFKLPSLSSLGDPLIGNPSLQPETSVGWDLGLEYHTLDERFTATIEYFHNRFKNLIDLDPDLLNQGIIRLANIDEAKTHGWNISLSLTPIPAVSFQSSLTHLTTRVTETGDQLRNRPKWRAWVGVMMKLSSTLNVKSQVTWVSSSFDFQVPTQTTRVGGFAKADITVNYYPFTEWSCYAALENVTNSSYEQFAGFPAPPLTFRLGLEYRPAL, encoded by the coding sequence ATGCCAACTCCTCTCCCGCCATTCTTAGGCATAATCCTCCTCGCCACCCTTTCAGTTATTAGAATATGGCTTCCCACCCCGGTACAGTCCGAGGAATCATCGGTTACGACTCTTGATACGATGATTGTCACAGGTTCCGCCCAACCCACCCAACCCCACCAATCAACTCAAAGCATTACCACCCTCAATGCTGAACAGATTGCCCCCCTTCAGCCCAATCGGGTTACCACCATCCTCCAGCAAGTCCCAGGACTGCATACCGATGAGATGAGCGGGAGAAGTGGAATCAGCTCAGTGTATCTCCGAGGAGCCGATCCCAACTTCACCTTGATTATGCTGGATGGAGTCCCCATGAATGACTCAACGAACCAGCGAGGCGGATCAGTTGATCTTTCCACTATTCCTATTGATCGGATTGAGCGAGTAGAAATTGTTCGGGGGCCTCTCTCGGCATTTTATGGTTCTGAAGCCATGGCGGGCGCAATCAATTTTATTACCAAATCTGCTTCCACGGCTCCCTCCTTCCGCCTCTTGGGCGAAGGAGGTCGATACGATTATCTCAAAGGGCTCGTCCAAACCGGAGGATCACTGGGACCATTGTCCGCCAATCTGACGCTGTCCCATACCCAAAATGGAGAGCAAATCGAAAAAGATTCATTTTTGATGGACTCAGCTGGATGGAATTTTTCCATTCAGACAGATCCCAACTTCGACATCCAACTAAACGGGCAATATACAGATTCAACGGTCCGGAGTTTTCCGGAAGGCAGTGGCGGGTCGAAACTGGCTTTACTCCGGGAAACCGAACGACGAAAGACCCAAGAATTCCTGACCGGTTTGTCAGCCTCATTTCACATTCCTGCGGGTTGGCAGCATCAGGTATTTCTGAGCGTCACCCGAAGACTTCAAGACGTGTCAAACCCCGGAATTCTTGCGACTCCAACCACCTATGCCCTGCCTCCGGCTGACTTTGACACTCTTTATACCCGTTTTCAAACACGCATGACGACAACGTGGACGATCAGCCCCCAATGGAAATTTTCACTTGGTGAACAGCTGACTCATGAACGCGGAAGCCGGAACGGGACTCAAGACCTGAGTTCCTTCGGAGGCTCCTCTAACCAGCCAGATGACTTTGCCATCCGGCGGACACTCGGAGGAACCTTTGCGGAACTCACGACCGTCTGGTGGCAAAAACTGACCCTGAACTCCGGGGTTCGAGCCGATATCTCACAAGGGTTCCAGCCGAAGATTAGCCCCAGGATTGGTGCGAAATATCAACTGTTCGACTCAATCCAGATTCGTGGTGGCTATGGAAGGGCGTTCAAATTGCCCAGCTTATCCAGTTTAGGAGACCCTTTGATTGGCAACCCTTCCTTACAACCCGAAACCAGCGTCGGGTGGGATCTCGGCCTAGAGTATCACACATTGGATGAACGATTTACCGCAACGATAGAATACTTTCACAACCGGTTCAAAAACCTTATTGACCTCGATCCCGACCTCCTCAATCAAGGAATTATTCGCCTGGCCAATATTGATGAGGCAAAAACTCATGGTTGGAATATTTCCTTGTCCCTCACGCCAATCCCTGCTGTTTCTTTTCAGTCTAGTCTCACACACCTCACCACTCGAGTGACGGAAACGGGAGATCAACTAAGAAATCGCCCAAAATGGCGCGCATGGGTCGGGGTTATGATGAAGCTCTCTTCGACCCTCAATGTCAAAAGCCAAGTCACATGGGTCAGTTCAAGTTTTGATTTTCAAGTTCCAACCCAAACCACACGAGTAGGAGGATTTGCCAAGGCAGACATCACGGTCAATTACTATCCCTTTACTGAATGGAGTTGCTATGCAGCCCTCGAAAATGTCACCAACTCCTCATATGAACAGTTTGCCGGGTTTCCAGCTCCCCCCTTGACCTTTCGGTTAGGACTGGAATACCGGCCAGCATTGTGA
- a CDS encoding HDOD domain-containing protein: MQLILPLDPVQDEERSTIFARVKSCKSLPILSPLASTILKMCQNEETNASELATIISQDPGMAAQILFMANSGYYGGSRHKVTSIGQAVTLLGFSTIANLALSFCFYRLIKDMKEVSTSGIDHVKFWRRSILASVAARAIGTHFAFPDVELMFLGALLQDIGLLALNEVASREIVSLQEYNQDHHANLHQYELENLGVDHSQVGAWLAQHWQLPEEFQLAILYSHTPELFETPPDFQSLVDTVALSGIIADIWINPDTEAAIASVRKNSQGRLSVQPEDWEPILEHMMTGIPQIASFFHSRIGNFEDIAHIHQVALQQLNSTDPQLFN, from the coding sequence ATGCAACTCATCCTTCCATTAGATCCGGTTCAGGACGAAGAGCGTTCCACGATTTTTGCCAGAGTTAAAAGCTGTAAATCCTTGCCGATTCTGTCTCCCTTGGCCTCGACCATCCTTAAGATGTGCCAAAATGAGGAAACCAATGCCTCCGAATTAGCCACGATCATCAGCCAGGATCCCGGAATGGCGGCTCAAATCTTATTTATGGCGAATTCGGGGTATTACGGCGGGTCCCGACACAAGGTAACCAGCATTGGACAGGCCGTGACCTTGCTTGGATTTTCAACGATCGCCAATCTGGCTCTATCTTTTTGTTTTTACCGTTTAATTAAGGACATGAAAGAGGTCTCAACATCCGGGATTGACCATGTAAAATTTTGGCGGCGATCCATTCTGGCCAGTGTTGCAGCTCGTGCCATTGGAACACACTTCGCCTTTCCTGATGTCGAGCTTATGTTTCTTGGTGCTCTGCTTCAAGACATCGGACTATTGGCCTTAAACGAGGTGGCTTCACGGGAAATTGTCTCTCTCCAGGAATACAATCAGGACCATCATGCCAATTTACACCAGTATGAACTTGAAAACTTGGGAGTTGATCATTCACAGGTAGGAGCCTGGTTGGCCCAACATTGGCAACTTCCTGAGGAGTTTCAGTTGGCCATCCTCTATAGCCATACGCCCGAATTATTTGAAACGCCGCCGGACTTTCAATCTCTGGTGGATACCGTTGCACTCTCCGGTATCATCGCGGACATCTGGATTAATCCCGATACCGAGGCGGCCATTGCCTCAGTCCGTAAAAATAGTCAGGGTCGCTTATCCGTGCAACCGGAAGATTGGGAACCGATTCTTGAGCACATGATGACGGGAATTCCACAAATTGCCAGTTTTTTTCACAGCCGGATTGGGAACTTCGAAGACATCGCCCACATCCATCAGGTAGCCTTACAACAGCTGAACTCCACTGATCCCCAATTATTCAACTAA
- a CDS encoding GGDEF domain-containing protein: MLGSWSIGKKDHSHENRAPKEPVANGSGATEISEESDKAYESLARVLRCLGRHAFALDQLSEEDIEKEFERWARHVLVGTQIDADDSKKPEAGPRRDWGALTQFVNGHRQQEKSYVTRNLQDMRTVLCEFTNIMGRAFVEDQETDQKVTNHLVQLRTATEDGSFHDVKQALLAVVEGISALVDERKERQQQRLENLGEKLRLVEEELGGARKQMTLDALTQLYNRGALDLQLERTAGMSFFSGTSACILMVDIDHFKLVNDTYGHPAGDVVLQQVAKRLVSTFPRKTDFIARYGGEEFCVLLQGADGKLSQRLGERLLDAVRGEGFSYQDITIPVTASVGLAELLPGETVLSWLERADRALYRAKDNGRNQLYLATA; the protein is encoded by the coding sequence ATGTTAGGATCTTGGTCCATTGGGAAAAAAGATCACTCTCATGAGAATAGGGCCCCAAAAGAGCCGGTCGCCAACGGATCTGGGGCCACAGAGATCTCCGAAGAGTCCGACAAGGCATATGAATCCCTAGCCAGGGTTTTGCGATGTCTCGGCCGTCATGCATTTGCACTCGATCAACTGTCGGAAGAGGATATAGAAAAAGAGTTTGAACGGTGGGCGAGACATGTGTTGGTGGGCACTCAGATTGATGCCGACGATTCAAAAAAACCCGAGGCTGGCCCACGCCGTGATTGGGGGGCGCTCACGCAATTTGTTAATGGACATCGTCAACAGGAAAAATCCTATGTGACACGGAATCTTCAAGATATGCGAACGGTTCTTTGCGAATTTACCAATATCATGGGGCGCGCGTTTGTCGAGGATCAGGAAACCGATCAAAAAGTGACCAATCATCTCGTTCAATTGCGCACGGCAACCGAGGACGGTTCCTTTCACGATGTGAAGCAGGCCTTATTGGCTGTGGTTGAAGGCATCAGTGCTCTTGTGGATGAACGAAAAGAACGTCAGCAGCAACGATTGGAAAATCTCGGAGAAAAATTACGTCTTGTTGAGGAGGAACTGGGAGGTGCGCGAAAGCAAATGACGCTAGATGCTCTGACCCAGCTGTATAATCGTGGGGCCTTGGATCTTCAATTAGAACGAACGGCCGGGATGAGTTTTTTCTCTGGGACGTCGGCCTGCATTTTGATGGTTGATATCGATCATTTTAAGCTTGTGAACGATACCTATGGTCATCCGGCTGGGGATGTGGTGCTACAGCAGGTGGCGAAACGTCTGGTATCGACTTTTCCCAGAAAAACTGATTTTATTGCCAGATATGGAGGGGAGGAATTTTGTGTCTTGCTTCAGGGAGCCGATGGGAAACTGAGTCAACGACTGGGTGAGCGATTGCTGGATGCCGTGAGAGGAGAGGGATTTTCTTATCAAGATATCACCATTCCGGTCACGGCGTCGGTCGGTTTGGCGGAGCTACTTCCCGGTGAAACCGTGCTCTCCTGGCTTGAACGTGCAGATCGTGCGTTGTATCGGGCAAAAGACAATGGTCGGAACCAATTGTATCTGGCGACTGCATGA
- a CDS encoding TrmH family RNA methyltransferase: MFGTKEPLLVCGVPEMSRRDLRQAPTGLEVLCPIGDPGNLGALLRCCRAFDVQTVVLLQEAVHPFHPKVIRASSGAVFAQSLEWAGSITDLDAPETLQWITALDLHGTDMSTVQWPKHVRLLIGEEGAGVPPFQYLERLCIPQIHPSIPLNATVAGSIALYAYRQHHSQS; this comes from the coding sequence GTGTTTGGGACGAAAGAACCGCTCCTGGTCTGCGGTGTCCCCGAAATGTCGCGAAGAGATCTTCGCCAGGCCCCCACTGGATTGGAAGTCCTGTGCCCGATTGGAGACCCTGGGAACCTTGGAGCCTTACTTCGGTGCTGTCGGGCCTTTGACGTGCAAACGGTCGTGTTGCTTCAGGAGGCGGTACACCCCTTCCACCCGAAGGTCATTCGTGCCAGTAGCGGTGCGGTGTTTGCCCAGTCCTTGGAATGGGCAGGCTCCATCACCGACCTGGATGCCCCGGAAACCTTGCAATGGATTACAGCGTTAGATTTGCACGGGACGGATATGTCCACGGTACAATGGCCTAAACATGTTCGATTACTGATCGGCGAAGAAGGTGCAGGTGTTCCACCTTTTCAGTATTTGGAACGCCTGTGTATTCCTCAAATCCATCCATCGATCCCATTAAATGCGACAGTCGCAGGTAGCATCGCCCTCTATGCGTATCGCCAACACCACTCACAGTCCTAA
- a CDS encoding DUF1653 domain-containing protein translates to MHTPQPHQDQGLTMIQPGRYRHYKGKEYQVIGVAKHSETEEDLVVYRALYGEFGLWVRPEKMFREKIEVEGKLVFRFEYIDGANTGTDTTTIKP, encoded by the coding sequence ATGCACACACCACAGCCGCATCAGGATCAGGGTCTGACGATGATTCAACCAGGCAGATATCGTCACTATAAAGGGAAAGAATACCAGGTTATTGGCGTTGCCAAACATTCCGAAACAGAAGAAGATCTCGTGGTCTACCGGGCACTCTATGGCGAATTCGGCCTGTGGGTCAGACCGGAAAAGATGTTTAGGGAAAAAATTGAAGTAGAGGGGAAACTCGTCTTCAGATTTGAATATATCGACGGTGCCAACACCGGAACAGACACCACAACCATCAAACCCTGA
- the purE gene encoding 5-(carboxyamino)imidazole ribonucleotide mutase, which translates to MAQSSFRVAILMSSQSDWDTMRLAGETLTKLDITHENRVFSAHRAPDALEEYIREAEAGGVQVFIAGAGGAYHLAGAIAAKTQLPVLGVPLQSKALLGLDSLLSIVQMPKGIPVGTLAIGGAGAVNAALLAAAILALADASLSKRLNAYREEQTRAVLAEQL; encoded by the coding sequence ATGGCTCAGTCATCATTTCGGGTTGCAATTCTCATGAGCAGCCAATCGGATTGGGACACGATGCGGTTAGCGGGTGAAACGCTGACTAAGCTGGATATAACCCATGAGAATCGGGTTTTTTCTGCCCATAGGGCTCCAGATGCCTTGGAGGAGTATATTCGTGAGGCGGAGGCTGGTGGAGTGCAGGTATTTATTGCCGGGGCTGGAGGGGCGTACCATTTAGCCGGGGCAATTGCGGCCAAAACCCAATTGCCGGTGTTGGGTGTCCCCCTGCAATCAAAGGCTCTGCTAGGCCTCGATTCCCTCCTGTCCATTGTGCAAATGCCCAAAGGTATTCCTGTAGGAACCTTGGCGATAGGAGGCGCTGGAGCCGTGAATGCGGCGTTGTTGGCTGCTGCGATTTTAGCCTTGGCAGATGCTTCTCTCTCCAAACGGTTGAATGCCTATAGAGAAGAACAAACGCGTGCTGTGTTGGCAGAACAGTTGTGA
- a CDS encoding peroxiredoxin gives MAIRLGDEAPNFTAETTQGTLNFHEWLGDGWGILFSHPKDFTPVCTTELGTMANMTEEFKKRNVKVLAISVDPLDSHKGWVKDIDETQHCTVSYPIIADPEKKVANLYDMIHPNALDNMTVRSVFVIGPDKKVKLTLTYPASTGRNFNEILRVIDSLQLTAKHKVATPANWKDGEDCIITPAVTDAEIPALFPKGHRAVKPYLRFTPQPNR, from the coding sequence ATGGCAATACGTCTAGGAGATGAAGCACCAAATTTTACAGCAGAAACGACGCAAGGTACCCTGAATTTCCATGAATGGCTTGGTGACGGATGGGGCATACTCTTTTCACATCCTAAGGATTTCACTCCCGTGTGCACCACGGAATTGGGAACCATGGCGAACATGACGGAAGAGTTTAAAAAACGAAATGTGAAAGTGTTGGCTATCAGCGTGGATCCACTCGACTCCCATAAAGGCTGGGTCAAGGACATTGATGAAACTCAACATTGTACGGTGAGTTATCCCATCATTGCCGATCCCGAAAAAAAGGTCGCAAACCTCTATGATATGATTCACCCCAACGCACTCGATAATATGACCGTTCGTTCGGTATTCGTGATCGGACCGGATAAAAAGGTCAAATTAACGCTCACCTATCCCGCATCAACTGGCAGAAATTTCAACGAAATTCTCCGGGTAATTGACTCACTGCAATTAACGGCCAAACATAAAGTTGCCACACCGGCAAACTGGAAAGACGGAGAAGATTGTATTATCACACCAGCCGTGACGGATGCAGAAATCCCCGCACTGTTTCCGAAAGGGCATCGTGCAGTAAAACCTTATCTACGCTTTACCCCGCAACCCAACCGTTAG
- the ettA gene encoding energy-dependent translational throttle protein EttA, with the protein MSTNDRQIIFSLVGVGRIHPPKKQVLKDIYLSFFYGAKIGVLGLNGSGKSTLLRIIAGVDTNYIGKITFSKGYSIGLFEQEPYLEPGKTVKEVVEEGRAEVAQLLRDYEEISQAFSGDVSPEEMEKLLERQGRLQEQIEAVNGWELEHQLEIAMDALRCPPPDTRVDLLSGGERRRVALCRLLIQEPDILLLDEPTNHLDAETVGWLEQHLQEYKGTVIAVTHDRYFLDNVAGWILELDRGQGIPFQGNYSSWLEQKQARLAQEEKSESKRQKTLERELEWIRMSPKGRQAKGKARVSKYEQLVSEEQSQQTDDLEIYIPSGPRLGDVVVEATNLSKSYGDSLLFDNLSFSLPKGGIVGVVGPNGAGKSTLFKIIAGLVKPDTGNLTLGETVTLGYVDQNREIDGNLNVWECISDGKETVTLGRMEVNSRGYVSRFNFSGSDQQKMVKDLSGGERNRVHLARTLKEGANLLLLDEPTNDLDVNTLRALEEGLNHFGGCAVISSHDRWFLDRVATHILAFEGNSQVSWYEGNYSEYEANRKKRLGKAAERPHQIRYRKLTKS; encoded by the coding sequence ATGAGTACGAATGATCGACAAATTATATTTTCTTTGGTGGGTGTGGGCCGCATCCATCCCCCGAAAAAGCAGGTCTTGAAAGATATCTATCTCTCATTTTTTTACGGGGCAAAAATCGGGGTTTTGGGATTGAATGGATCGGGAAAGAGTACCCTTCTCAGAATTATTGCCGGCGTGGATACCAACTATATCGGGAAAATTACCTTCTCAAAGGGGTATTCCATAGGACTGTTTGAACAGGAGCCGTATTTGGAGCCAGGTAAAACGGTGAAAGAAGTCGTTGAAGAAGGGCGGGCCGAGGTTGCCCAATTGCTCCGAGATTACGAAGAGATCAGTCAGGCCTTTTCGGGAGATGTGAGTCCTGAAGAGATGGAAAAGTTGCTCGAACGGCAGGGCAGACTGCAAGAGCAAATCGAAGCGGTCAATGGCTGGGAATTGGAGCATCAGTTGGAAATCGCCATGGATGCCCTCCGCTGTCCACCACCGGATACCAGAGTTGACCTCTTGTCAGGCGGCGAACGTCGGAGGGTGGCTTTGTGCCGGTTGCTGATCCAGGAACCCGACATCTTGCTGCTTGACGAGCCCACAAACCATTTGGATGCGGAGACGGTGGGGTGGTTGGAGCAGCACCTTCAGGAATATAAGGGCACCGTGATTGCGGTGACCCATGACCGGTATTTTTTAGACAATGTGGCTGGGTGGATCCTGGAGTTGGATCGTGGGCAAGGGATTCCCTTCCAGGGCAACTATTCTTCCTGGTTGGAGCAGAAGCAGGCGAGACTGGCGCAGGAAGAAAAATCCGAGTCGAAACGACAAAAAACGTTGGAACGGGAACTGGAATGGATTCGTATGTCTCCCAAAGGCCGCCAGGCTAAGGGGAAAGCCCGCGTATCGAAATATGAACAATTAGTGAGTGAAGAGCAGAGTCAACAAACTGACGATTTGGAGATTTATATTCCTTCCGGCCCGCGTCTTGGTGATGTCGTGGTGGAAGCCACTAATCTCTCGAAGAGCTATGGGGATTCCCTGCTGTTTGATAATCTCTCGTTTTCCTTGCCCAAAGGGGGTATCGTCGGTGTGGTTGGGCCAAATGGGGCGGGAAAGTCCACCCTGTTTAAAATTATTGCCGGGTTGGTTAAACCGGATACCGGCAATCTGACTCTGGGTGAAACGGTCACATTGGGCTATGTAGATCAGAACCGCGAGATTGATGGTAATTTAAACGTCTGGGAATGTATTTCTGATGGAAAAGAAACCGTTACATTAGGAAGGATGGAAGTGAATTCGCGTGGGTATGTGTCCCGGTTTAATTTTTCAGGATCTGATCAACAAAAAATGGTCAAGGATTTGTCGGGAGGAGAACGCAACCGGGTTCATTTGGCCCGCACGTTGAAAGAGGGTGCGAATCTGTTATTGCTGGATGAGCCGACGAACGATCTGGATGTCAATACTCTGCGGGCTTTAGAGGAGGGATTGAATCATTTCGGAGGATGTGCGGTGATCAGCAGTCATGACCGATGGTTTCTGGATCGTGTGGCCACCCATATATTAGCCTTTGAAGGGAACAGCCAGGTGAGTTGGTATGAAGGCAATTACAGTGAATATGAGGCTAATCGCAAAAAGCGATTAGGGAAGGCTGCAGAACGTCCCCATCAAATTCGATACAGAAAACTGACCAAATCCTGA
- a CDS encoding NUDIX hydrolase, producing the protein MTQVLQIVKHAQVSRSISCPSKCRSTTLPNNIKYCAQCGSVVEEKIPSGESLLRAVCSSCHTIHYENPKIVAGSIPEWEDKILLCRRAIEPRLGLWTFPAGFMELGESTEEAATRETLEEAHAEITIHSLFGIFSLPHVSQVYVVYRAHLQNLNFKPGPESLDVQLISLADIPWNHLAFPVIHESLTRYVKDIQTSTSQTHSSVVPIQKAPSFYTS; encoded by the coding sequence ATGACCCAGGTTCTTCAGATCGTGAAACACGCTCAAGTCTCTCGCTCAATATCGTGTCCATCTAAATGTAGATCTACCACCTTGCCCAATAACATCAAATACTGTGCTCAATGTGGAAGCGTCGTTGAAGAAAAAATTCCTTCGGGTGAATCCCTTCTCAGAGCCGTCTGTTCCTCCTGCCATACCATCCACTATGAAAACCCCAAGATCGTGGCGGGCAGTATTCCTGAATGGGAAGACAAAATTCTCCTCTGCCGACGGGCCATCGAACCTCGTTTAGGGCTCTGGACCTTTCCGGCTGGATTTATGGAATTAGGCGAGAGCACCGAAGAGGCGGCAACCCGGGAAACCCTTGAAGAAGCGCACGCGGAAATCACCATTCATAGTTTATTCGGTATATTTAGCCTTCCACATGTCTCTCAAGTCTATGTGGTCTACCGGGCCCATCTACAAAACCTGAACTTTAAACCGGGTCCGGAAAGCCTGGATGTCCAACTGATTTCCCTTGCCGACATCCCCTGGAACCATCTGGCCTTCCCCGTCATCCATGAATCGTTAACTCGATACGTCAAGGATATCCAAACCTCCACCTCTCAAACCCATTCTTCCGTCGTCCCCATCCAAAAAGCTCCGTCCTTTTATACATCCTAA